From Amycolatopsis sp. cg9, one genomic window encodes:
- a CDS encoding DUF6221 family protein, with the protein MDDLIAFLAARVGARQALIMQAVNKAKAGDAMNRGETKVAVEQKIRGLSDLDLDAVNQMINEIEATRRILLAHRTTVSEKVPGFPLYGSEYWCETCHVPADEAGSNWCLTLRLLALPYADHADYSERWRP; encoded by the coding sequence GTGGACGACCTGATCGCATTCCTCGCCGCGCGCGTGGGCGCACGGCAGGCGTTGATCATGCAGGCCGTCAACAAGGCGAAGGCCGGCGACGCGATGAACCGCGGGGAGACCAAGGTCGCCGTGGAGCAGAAGATCCGCGGGCTCAGCGATCTCGACCTGGACGCGGTCAACCAGATGATCAACGAGATCGAAGCGACCCGGCGGATCCTGCTCGCCCACCGCACCACCGTGTCGGAGAAGGTGCCCGGTTTTCCGCTCTACGGCAGCGAATACTGGTGTGAGACCTGCCACGTGCCCGCCGACGAGGCCGGCTCCAACTGGTGCCTCACGCTGCGCCTGCTGGCCCTGCCCTACGCCGACCACGCGGACTACAGCGAGCGCTGGCGGCCCTGA
- a CDS encoding LLM class flavin-dependent oxidoreductase: MLDRSPVRRDGGSARALRDTVAFAADVERLGYHRFWVSEHHGVPGVAGSAPTVLAAAVAGATRRIRVGTGGVMLPNHRPLVVAEQFGVLEALHPGRIDMGLGRSVGFTGGVRAALGQGKEAADDFAAQVRELLGFFTGEHAYPGVHAYPAEGLRVPPFLLATGSGADLAAELGLPLVIAPVRGERAMAEAVTRYRDGFRPSPWALEPYVVVSTAIAVADTAADARRLLVSEAWATVYSRSHGVFPPLDPPADVLAAPMTDRERRRLEETLDSQISGTPAEVEHRLGTVIAAAGADEVLVTTAAYDQSARLDSLARLAELPALV, from the coding sequence GTGCTGGATCGCTCGCCCGTGCGGCGCGACGGCGGGTCCGCGCGGGCGCTGCGGGACACCGTCGCCTTCGCCGCCGACGTCGAACGGCTGGGGTACCACCGGTTCTGGGTGTCCGAGCACCACGGCGTGCCCGGGGTCGCCGGGTCCGCGCCGACCGTGCTGGCCGCCGCCGTGGCCGGGGCGACCCGGCGGATCCGCGTCGGGACCGGCGGGGTCATGCTGCCGAACCACCGGCCGCTGGTCGTGGCGGAGCAGTTCGGGGTGCTGGAAGCGCTTCACCCGGGCCGGATCGACATGGGGCTCGGCCGGTCGGTCGGCTTCACCGGCGGGGTGCGCGCCGCGCTGGGGCAGGGCAAGGAAGCCGCCGACGACTTCGCCGCGCAGGTGCGCGAGCTGCTCGGGTTCTTCACCGGTGAGCACGCCTACCCGGGCGTCCACGCCTACCCGGCCGAAGGGCTGCGCGTGCCACCGTTCCTGCTGGCCACCGGCTCCGGCGCCGATCTCGCCGCGGAACTCGGGCTGCCGCTGGTGATCGCGCCGGTCCGCGGGGAACGGGCCATGGCCGAAGCCGTTACGCGCTACCGCGACGGGTTCCGGCCGAGCCCGTGGGCGCTCGAGCCGTACGTCGTGGTGTCGACGGCGATCGCCGTCGCGGACACGGCGGCGGACGCGCGGCGGCTGCTCGTCTCGGAGGCCTGGGCGACGGTGTATTCGCGCTCCCACGGCGTCTTCCCGCCGCTGGACCCGCCGGCGGACGTCCTCGCCGCGCCGATGACCGACCGCGAACGCCGCCGCCTCGAAGAGACCCTCGACAGCCAGATCTCCGGCACCCCGGCCGAAGTCGAGCACCGGCTGGGGACGGTGATCGCGGCCGCGGGCGCCGACGAGGTTTTGGTGACGACGGCCGCGTACGACCAATCCGCGCGACTCGATTCCCTCGCCCGATTGGCGGAACTGCCCGCGCTCGTGTGA
- a CDS encoding maleylpyruvate isomerase N-terminal domain-containing protein, with protein sequence MDLFSRTWAALRAAVAALPDEDFAKPSGCRGWLVRDLVCHLVIDAQDVLITLVTPASAAVTHDSVSYWAVSAEPPTGDDPLDALIVRLAAAYEDPALLKFHLDDVGSAAGRAADLADPGMRVSTQEMVLTAGDYLSAYVLEWTLHHLDLVAHLPAAPPPPAEGPARTRAMLEEIAGTAFPASFSDTDVLLVATGRRAPAAAEAAALGELAGRLPFVLG encoded by the coding sequence GTGGATCTCTTTTCGCGCACGTGGGCGGCGTTGCGCGCCGCGGTCGCCGCCCTGCCCGACGAAGACTTCGCGAAGCCGTCCGGCTGCCGGGGCTGGCTGGTCCGGGACCTGGTGTGCCACCTGGTGATCGACGCGCAGGACGTGCTGATCACGCTGGTGACGCCGGCTTCGGCCGCGGTCACGCACGACTCGGTGTCGTACTGGGCGGTGTCGGCCGAGCCGCCGACGGGCGACGACCCGCTGGACGCGCTGATCGTCCGGCTGGCGGCGGCGTACGAGGACCCCGCGCTGCTCAAGTTCCACCTCGACGACGTGGGTTCGGCGGCCGGCCGCGCGGCGGACCTGGCCGATCCGGGGATGCGGGTGTCGACGCAGGAGATGGTCCTGACCGCGGGCGACTACCTCTCGGCGTACGTGCTGGAGTGGACGCTGCACCACCTGGACCTGGTGGCCCACCTGCCCGCGGCCCCGCCGCCGCCCGCGGAAGGACCGGCCCGGACCCGGGCGATGCTGGAGGAGATCGCGGGGACGGCGTTCCCGGCGTCGTTCTCCGACACCGACGTCCTGCTGGTGGCGACCGGGCGGCGCGCCCCGGCGGCGGCCGAAGCGGCGGCACTGGGCGAGCTCGCCGGGCGGTTGCCGTTCGTTCTCGGGTGA
- a CDS encoding PucR family transcriptional regulator codes for MTSLRHVLATLGEPLVEVVVAPHGLGVPVSDVVILDPEDPLEASPGDLVLVIGARGRAAAPAIRAAGRGGAAAVAVKGATGADVAADAGVALLTVGTEARWEQVESLARGVVEAARAGGEAASGEVLGDLFALAQTIATLTGGLVSIEDTANRVLAYSRAGDEVDELRRLSILGREGPERYLAMLREWGVYQRLRAGEGIVRIDERPELGIRRRIAAGIHAGKQPLGTIWVQEGAQPLTERAETALLGASRTLAPQLIRARTLPSPELRLREDLLASLLEGRLDAESVADDIGADPSRPAQVLAFSLERSDNRQLRRAELVHLIAVHTAAYRRSALVSVIGGRVYALLPDLPEHSDAAVLALAREIAATARRHLDVPVRVALGGVVPRLSDAAASRGDADRVLAAMARGHWAAEVASLADVRAEVLLSEVLAYLGGQPRIRDPRLTALTGHDAEHGGILVPAVLAWLDAFGDVRAAARALNIHPNTVRYRVRRATEVSGVDFDDPAQRILTQLQLRL; via the coding sequence ATGACGTCCCTGCGGCACGTGCTGGCGACCCTCGGCGAGCCCCTCGTCGAGGTCGTCGTGGCACCGCACGGCCTGGGCGTGCCGGTCTCCGACGTCGTGATCCTCGACCCCGAGGACCCCCTGGAAGCCTCGCCGGGCGACCTGGTGCTGGTGATCGGCGCGCGGGGGCGGGCGGCGGCCCCGGCCATCCGCGCGGCCGGGCGCGGCGGCGCGGCCGCGGTGGCGGTCAAGGGCGCGACGGGCGCCGACGTCGCCGCCGACGCGGGCGTCGCGCTGCTCACCGTCGGCACCGAAGCGCGGTGGGAGCAGGTCGAGTCGCTGGCCCGCGGAGTCGTCGAAGCGGCCCGCGCCGGCGGCGAGGCGGCCAGCGGCGAGGTGCTCGGCGACCTGTTCGCCCTGGCCCAGACCATCGCGACGCTCACCGGCGGCCTGGTCAGCATCGAGGACACCGCGAACCGCGTGCTCGCCTACTCGCGGGCGGGCGACGAGGTGGACGAGCTGCGGCGGCTGTCGATCCTCGGCCGCGAAGGCCCGGAACGCTACCTCGCGATGCTCCGCGAATGGGGCGTCTACCAGCGGCTGCGCGCCGGCGAGGGGATCGTGCGCATCGACGAGCGCCCCGAGCTGGGCATCCGGCGGCGGATCGCGGCCGGCATCCACGCCGGCAAGCAGCCGCTCGGCACGATCTGGGTCCAGGAAGGCGCCCAGCCGCTCACCGAACGCGCCGAGACGGCCCTGCTCGGCGCGAGCCGGACCCTCGCCCCGCAGCTCATCCGCGCCCGCACGCTGCCGAGCCCCGAACTGCGGCTGCGCGAGGACCTCCTGGCGAGCCTGCTGGAAGGGCGGCTCGACGCGGAGTCCGTCGCCGACGACATCGGCGCCGACCCGTCGCGCCCGGCCCAGGTGCTGGCGTTTTCGCTGGAGCGCTCGGACAACCGCCAGCTGCGGCGCGCCGAGCTGGTCCACCTGATCGCCGTGCACACGGCGGCCTACCGGCGCAGCGCGCTGGTGAGCGTGATCGGCGGCCGCGTCTACGCACTGCTGCCGGACCTGCCCGAGCACTCCGACGCGGCGGTGCTGGCCCTGGCGCGCGAGATCGCCGCCACCGCCCGGCGGCACCTGGACGTCCCGGTGCGGGTGGCGCTCGGCGGTGTGGTGCCGCGCCTGTCCGACGCGGCCGCGTCCCGGGGCGACGCCGACCGCGTGCTGGCGGCGATGGCGCGCGGGCACTGGGCCGCCGAAGTCGCCTCGCTGGCCGACGTCCGCGCCGAGGTGCTGCTGTCGGAGGTGCTGGCGTACCTGGGCGGGCAGCCGCGCATCCGCGACCCGCGCCTGACCGCGCTCACCGGACACGACGCCGAGCACGGCGGCATCCTCGTCCCGGCGGTCCTGGCCTGGCTGGACGCGTTCGGCGACGTCCGGGCGGCGGCGCGGGCGCTGAACATCCACCCGAACACCGTGCGCTACCGCGTCCGCCGCGCGACCGAGGTGTCCGGAGTGGACTTCGACGACCCCGCGCAGCGCATCCTCACTCAGCTGCAGCTGAGGCTGTAG
- the pruA gene encoding L-glutamate gamma-semialdehyde dehydrogenase: protein MDAVTQTPAPKNEPVLTYAPGSAERAELEGALKRLGQAEPIDLTVTVGGEQRPGGGEKIDVVQPHNHKHVLGTIHSATAQDATDAIAAAAKAAPEWRSLSYDDRAAILLRAADLLTGKWRATLNAATMLGQSKTATQAEIDSACELADFWRFNVEFGRRVLTEQPVSSAGVWNRMEHRPLEGFVYAITPFNFTAIAGNLPTAPALMGNTVLWKPSPTQSFAAHLTMRLLEEAGMPPGVINLLPGDGKAVSEVALTHRDLAGIHFTGSTATFQHLWGTVGANIAGYRSYPRLVGETGGKDFVLAHPSADLDVLRTALVRGAFEYQGQKCSAASRAYVPRSLWTKLKDGLVAETEALTYGDVTDLSHFGGAVIDARAFAKHAALFERVAADDSVEVLTGGTADDSVGYFVQPTILVSDNPKHEIFSTEYFGPILSVHVYEDGDFDAVLKLVDETAAYALTGAIIANDRTAVAKASEALRFAAGNFYVNDKPTGAVVGQQPFGGARASGTNDKAGSIFNLQRWTSPRSIKETFVPPTAVRYPHQG from the coding sequence GTGGACGCCGTGACCCAGACCCCCGCCCCGAAGAACGAGCCGGTGCTGACGTACGCGCCGGGCAGCGCCGAGCGCGCCGAACTCGAGGGTGCGCTCAAGCGGCTGGGCCAGGCGGAGCCGATCGACCTGACGGTCACCGTCGGCGGCGAGCAGCGTCCCGGCGGCGGCGAGAAGATCGACGTCGTCCAGCCGCACAACCACAAGCACGTGCTGGGCACCATCCACAGCGCCACGGCGCAGGACGCGACCGACGCCATCGCCGCGGCCGCGAAGGCCGCGCCGGAGTGGCGCTCGCTGTCCTACGACGACCGCGCCGCGATCCTGCTGCGCGCCGCCGACCTGCTCACCGGCAAGTGGCGCGCCACCCTGAACGCCGCCACCATGCTCGGCCAGTCCAAGACCGCGACCCAGGCCGAGATCGACTCCGCCTGCGAGCTCGCCGACTTCTGGCGCTTCAACGTCGAGTTCGGCCGCCGCGTGCTCACCGAGCAGCCGGTCAGCTCGGCGGGCGTGTGGAACCGGATGGAGCACCGGCCGCTCGAGGGCTTCGTCTACGCGATCACGCCGTTCAACTTCACCGCGATCGCCGGCAACCTGCCGACCGCGCCCGCGCTGATGGGCAACACGGTCCTGTGGAAGCCGTCGCCGACGCAGTCGTTCGCCGCGCACCTCACCATGCGGCTGCTCGAAGAGGCGGGCATGCCGCCGGGTGTCATCAACCTGCTGCCGGGTGACGGCAAGGCCGTCTCCGAGGTCGCCCTGACCCACCGCGACCTGGCCGGCATCCACTTCACCGGCTCGACCGCGACGTTCCAGCACCTGTGGGGCACGGTCGGCGCGAACATCGCCGGTTACCGCTCGTACCCGCGGCTGGTCGGCGAGACCGGCGGCAAGGACTTCGTGCTCGCGCACCCGTCCGCCGACCTCGACGTGCTGCGCACCGCGCTCGTCCGCGGCGCCTTCGAGTACCAGGGCCAGAAGTGCTCCGCCGCTTCGCGCGCGTACGTCCCGCGCAGCCTGTGGACGAAGCTGAAGGACGGCCTGGTCGCCGAGACCGAGGCACTGACCTACGGCGACGTCACCGACCTGTCGCACTTCGGCGGCGCGGTGATCGACGCCCGCGCGTTCGCCAAGCACGCCGCGCTGTTCGAGCGCGTCGCAGCCGATGACTCGGTGGAGGTGCTGACCGGCGGCACCGCCGACGACAGCGTCGGCTACTTCGTCCAGCCGACGATCCTGGTGTCGGACAACCCGAAGCACGAGATCTTCTCGACCGAGTACTTCGGCCCGATCCTGTCGGTGCACGTCTACGAAGACGGCGACTTCGACGCCGTGCTCAAGCTCGTCGACGAGACCGCCGCCTACGCGCTGACCGGTGCGATCATCGCCAACGACCGCACGGCCGTGGCGAAGGCGTCGGAGGCGCTGCGGTTCGCCGCGGGCAACTTCTACGTCAACGACAAGCCGACCGGCGCCGTCGTCGGCCAGCAGCCGTTCGGCGGCGCGCGGGCCTCGGGCACCAACGACAAGGCGGGCTCGATCTTCAACCTCCAGCGCTGGACCAGCCCGCGCTCGATCAAGGAGACGTTCGTCCCGCCGACCGCCGTCCGCTACCCGCACCAGGGCTGA
- a CDS encoding proline dehydrogenase family protein, whose product MLRAPLLAAARSKGIRRLVEAVPATRSVVRRFVAGSETADAVRVARELAADGRRITLDHLGEDTTDAAQAASTVAAYEAVLTALAAEGLAAGADVSVKLSAVGQFLPSNGEDVALENARKICAAADAVGATVTLDMEDHTTTDSTLGILRELRGEYPWVGAVLQAYLRRTEQDCRELSGPGSRVRLCKGAYAEPESVAFPEKSEVDKSYVRCLRVLMAGQGYPMVASHDPRMIEIAAALAEENGRTDDDHEFQMLFGIRPEEQARIAASGSRMRVYVPYGDEWYGYFMRRLAERPANLAFFLRGLATRS is encoded by the coding sequence ATGTTGCGTGCCCCGTTGCTCGCCGCCGCCCGGTCGAAGGGCATCCGGCGGCTCGTCGAGGCCGTGCCCGCCACGCGTTCGGTGGTGCGCCGGTTCGTCGCCGGGTCCGAGACCGCCGACGCCGTCCGCGTGGCCAGGGAACTGGCCGCGGACGGGCGCCGGATCACCCTCGACCACCTCGGCGAGGACACCACCGACGCCGCGCAGGCCGCGTCGACCGTCGCGGCCTACGAAGCCGTGCTGACCGCGCTGGCCGCGGAAGGTCTCGCGGCCGGTGCCGACGTCTCGGTGAAGCTGTCGGCGGTGGGCCAGTTCCTGCCGTCGAACGGCGAGGACGTCGCCTTGGAAAACGCGCGGAAGATCTGCGCGGCGGCCGACGCGGTCGGCGCCACCGTGACGCTCGACATGGAGGACCACACCACCACGGACTCGACGCTCGGCATCCTGCGCGAGCTGCGCGGCGAGTACCCGTGGGTGGGCGCGGTGCTGCAGGCCTACCTGCGGCGCACCGAGCAGGACTGCCGGGAGCTGTCCGGCCCCGGCTCGCGGGTGCGGCTGTGCAAGGGCGCGTACGCCGAGCCCGAGTCGGTGGCGTTCCCGGAGAAGTCCGAAGTGGACAAGTCCTACGTCCGCTGCCTGCGCGTCCTGATGGCGGGCCAGGGCTACCCGATGGTCGCCTCGCACGACCCGCGGATGATCGAGATCGCCGCCGCGCTGGCCGAGGAGAACGGCCGGACCGACGACGACCACGAGTTCCAGATGCTCTTCGGCATCCGGCCGGAGGAGCAGGCGCGGATCGCGGCTTCGGGCTCGCGCATGCGCGTCTACGTGCCCTACGGCGACGAGTGGTACGGCTACTTCATGCGCCGGCTGGCCGAGCGCCCGGCGAACCTGGCGTTCTTCCTGCGCGGGCTCGCGACTCGCTCCTGA
- the trxA gene encoding thioredoxin — MSTVELTAENFDQTVNDNEFVLIDFWASWCGPCRQFAPVYEKASEKHDDIVFASVDTEAQQQLAAAFDVRSIPTLAIIRDKTLIYAQPGALPEPALEELIKQARDVDMDEVKRKAAEAEAEQA, encoded by the coding sequence ATGAGCACCGTTGAGCTGACTGCCGAGAACTTCGACCAGACGGTAAACGACAACGAGTTCGTCCTGATCGACTTCTGGGCGAGCTGGTGCGGGCCGTGCCGCCAGTTCGCGCCGGTCTACGAAAAGGCCTCCGAGAAGCACGACGACATCGTGTTCGCGAGCGTCGACACCGAAGCGCAGCAGCAGCTCGCCGCCGCCTTCGACGTCCGCTCCATCCCGACGCTGGCCATCATCCGCGACAAGACGCTGATCTACGCCCAGCCCGGCGCGCTCCCCGAGCCCGCGCTGGAAGAGCTCATCAAGCAGGCCCGCGACGTCGACATGGACGAGGTCAAGCGCAAGGCCGCCGAAGCCGAGGCCGAACAGGCCTGA
- a CDS encoding DUF2630 family protein yields the protein MADGEILGRIDELIAEEHELRSRSVGVGLSGGDKDRLTAVEQQLDQCWDLLRQRRAKTEFHENPDDAAARPVSEVESYRQ from the coding sequence ATGGCCGACGGCGAAATCCTGGGCCGGATCGACGAGCTGATCGCGGAGGAGCACGAGCTCCGGTCGCGCTCGGTCGGCGTGGGGCTGAGCGGCGGCGACAAGGACCGCCTCACCGCGGTCGAGCAGCAGCTCGACCAGTGCTGGGACCTGCTGCGGCAGCGGCGGGCGAAGACCGAGTTCCACGAGAACCCGGACGACGCCGCGGCCCGCCCGGTCTCCGAGGTCGAGTCCTACCGCCAGTAA
- a CDS encoding YciI family protein: MAKYLLLKHYRGAPEAVNCVPMDRWTPEEITAHIRYMSDFAAKLRESGEFVGEQGLAPEGTFVRFDGEGRPPVTDGPFAETKDLIAGWMIIDVDSYERALELAGELSAAPGAGGKPIHEWLELRPCLTPLPTITE, from the coding sequence ATGGCCAAGTACCTGCTGCTCAAGCACTACCGCGGCGCCCCGGAGGCAGTCAACTGCGTGCCGATGGACCGCTGGACGCCCGAAGAGATCACCGCGCACATCCGGTACATGAGCGACTTCGCGGCCAAGCTCCGGGAGTCCGGCGAGTTCGTCGGGGAGCAGGGGCTCGCCCCCGAGGGGACGTTCGTCCGCTTCGACGGCGAAGGGCGCCCGCCGGTCACCGACGGCCCGTTCGCCGAGACGAAGGACCTCATCGCCGGCTGGATGATCATCGACGTCGACAGCTACGAGCGCGCGCTCGAGCTGGCCGGCGAGCTGTCCGCGGCGCCGGGCGCGGGCGGGAAGCCGATCCACGAGTGGCTCGAGCTGCGCCCGTGCCTGACCCCGCTGCCGACCATCACGGAGTGA
- a CDS encoding RNA polymerase sigma factor, protein MDEVLLRGLTPAVLAILVRRGAPFAAAEDAVQEALIEAVAGWADGPPRDPKGWLVTVAWRKFLDETRSDSARRRREDVVEAEVAPGDVPAEDDTLQLYFLCAHPSLTPSSAVALTLRAVGGLTTRQIAQAYLVPEATMGQRISRAKKTVSGVRFDEPGDVATVLRVLYLVFNEGYSGDVDLAAEAIRLTRRLAAAIDHPEVAGLLALMLLHHARRAGRTGPDGGLVPLASQDRSLWDTALIAEGVAILQAALARDRLGEFQAQAAIAALHADAPTAAETDWVQIVEWYDELARLTDSPVVRLNRAVAVGEADGARAGLAALAGLDPSLPRYTAVAAYLHERDGDPAKAAELYVEAARKATNAAEIEHLTREAARLHTGLHDS, encoded by the coding sequence GTGGACGAAGTCCTGCTCCGCGGCCTCACCCCGGCCGTCCTGGCGATCCTCGTCCGCCGGGGAGCCCCCTTCGCGGCGGCCGAAGACGCCGTCCAGGAAGCGCTGATCGAGGCCGTCGCGGGCTGGGCGGACGGCCCGCCGCGGGACCCGAAGGGCTGGCTGGTCACGGTCGCCTGGCGCAAGTTCCTCGACGAGACCCGGTCGGACAGCGCCCGCCGCCGGCGGGAGGACGTCGTCGAAGCCGAGGTGGCGCCCGGGGACGTGCCCGCGGAGGACGACACGCTCCAGCTGTACTTCCTGTGCGCGCACCCGTCGCTGACGCCGTCGTCCGCGGTGGCGCTGACGCTGCGCGCGGTGGGCGGGCTGACCACGCGCCAGATCGCGCAGGCGTACCTGGTGCCCGAGGCGACGATGGGGCAGCGCATCAGCCGGGCCAAGAAGACGGTCTCGGGGGTGCGGTTCGACGAGCCCGGCGACGTCGCGACGGTGCTGCGCGTGCTGTACCTGGTGTTCAACGAGGGGTATTCGGGCGACGTCGACCTGGCGGCGGAGGCGATCCGCCTGACCCGCCGGCTGGCGGCGGCGATCGACCATCCGGAGGTGGCGGGGCTGCTCGCGCTGATGCTGCTGCACCACGCCCGCCGGGCCGGCCGGACCGGGCCGGACGGGGGCCTGGTCCCGCTGGCTTCGCAGGACCGGTCCTTGTGGGACACGGCGCTGATCGCCGAGGGGGTCGCGATCCTGCAGGCCGCGCTGGCCCGCGACCGCCTCGGCGAGTTCCAGGCCCAGGCGGCGATCGCGGCGCTGCACGCCGACGCGCCGACCGCGGCGGAGACCGACTGGGTGCAGATCGTCGAGTGGTACGACGAGCTGGCCCGGCTGACGGACAGCCCGGTCGTCCGGCTCAACCGCGCGGTGGCGGTGGGCGAGGCCGACGGGGCCCGGGCCGGCCTGGCCGCGCTGGCCGGGCTGGACCCGTCGCTGCCCCGGTACACCGCGGTGGCGGCGTACCTCCACGAGCGCGACGGCGACCCGGCGAAGGCGGCGGAGTTGTACGTCGAGGCGGCCCGGAAGGCGACGAACGCGGCGGAGATCGAGCACCTGACCCGCGAGGCGGCCCGGCTCCACACCGGCCTCCACGACTCTTGA
- a CDS encoding alpha/beta hydrolase — protein MRRRRSRVLVALLVLAAAAGCAAGPSVRPALVENDGKTTGSTPAGTPSVPLPPLAEPQSPSLKWADCDDDTRQRIGTPAVPDSLHFTCARVTAPLDAPGEPRRSLVRLLALKVGSGPVPLVVVNDVDGEPGTVYAARLAATLPPAFLEKFSLVGVDRRGTGMSGAAQCVPPDIRHDLIDADPVQGGLQDVLDAARKAGQQCAIELDDSQTALDSWRTAGDLDEVRKQLGMERLNALGRGDGSKVLAEYAVRFPGQVGRVVLDGVPDPGADTAAVLDAVAAGAQSTLDAFGTDCASRGCALGDPKAALAALTEQLRATTPATDDGVPFGPGVAMFAVYSGLSQRARWPELADAVVAARGGNIAPLAAFAAPVLHDSRAQPSRIDATIATRCNDSQSRLSADQLDQVVAGMRAKYPQFGAVIAQQLAWCGPWPVRTEPLPAPGAPGAPPILVAATAADPSTPGVGSTRAADQMPSAVTITWQGAGHGAVGASPCVTDAARAFLVDGKIPANGTLCPA, from the coding sequence GTGCGCCGCCGCCGTTCCCGTGTCCTGGTCGCGCTGCTCGTCCTGGCCGCCGCCGCGGGGTGCGCCGCCGGGCCGTCGGTGCGCCCGGCGCTGGTCGAGAACGACGGGAAGACCACCGGCAGCACGCCGGCCGGGACGCCGTCGGTGCCGCTGCCGCCGCTGGCCGAACCGCAGTCGCCGTCGCTGAAGTGGGCCGACTGCGACGACGACACCCGGCAGCGGATCGGCACCCCCGCGGTCCCGGACAGCCTGCACTTCACCTGCGCGCGCGTCACCGCCCCGCTGGACGCCCCGGGCGAGCCCCGCCGGTCGCTGGTGCGGCTGCTGGCGCTGAAGGTGGGCAGCGGGCCGGTGCCGCTGGTGGTCGTCAACGACGTCGACGGCGAGCCGGGCACGGTGTACGCGGCGCGGCTGGCCGCGACGCTGCCGCCGGCGTTCCTGGAGAAGTTCTCGCTGGTGGGCGTGGACCGCCGCGGCACCGGGATGTCCGGCGCGGCCCAGTGCGTGCCGCCGGACATCCGCCACGACCTGATCGACGCCGACCCGGTCCAGGGCGGCCTGCAGGACGTGCTGGACGCGGCCCGCAAGGCCGGCCAGCAGTGCGCGATCGAGCTGGACGACTCCCAGACGGCGCTGGACAGCTGGCGCACGGCGGGCGACCTCGACGAGGTGCGCAAGCAGCTGGGCATGGAGCGCCTGAACGCGCTCGGCCGCGGCGACGGCTCGAAGGTGCTGGCCGAGTACGCGGTCCGCTTCCCCGGCCAGGTCGGCCGCGTGGTCCTCGACGGCGTCCCGGACCCGGGCGCGGACACCGCGGCGGTGCTCGACGCGGTCGCGGCCGGCGCGCAGTCCACATTGGACGCGTTCGGCACGGACTGCGCGTCCCGCGGCTGCGCGCTGGGCGACCCGAAGGCGGCCCTGGCGGCGTTGACCGAGCAGCTGCGCGCCACCACCCCGGCGACCGACGACGGCGTCCCGTTCGGCCCGGGGGTGGCGATGTTCGCCGTCTACTCGGGACTTTCGCAGCGCGCGCGCTGGCCGGAACTGGCGGACGCGGTGGTGGCGGCCCGCGGCGGGAACATCGCCCCGCTGGCGGCGTTCGCGGCACCGGTGCTGCACGACTCGCGCGCGCAGCCGTCGCGGATCGACGCGACGATCGCGACCCGGTGCAACGACAGCCAGTCCCGGCTGTCGGCGGACCAGCTCGACCAGGTGGTGGCCGGCATGCGGGCGAAGTACCCGCAGTTCGGCGCGGTGATCGCGCAGCAGCTCGCCTGGTGCGGACCGTGGCCGGTGCGCACGGAACCACTGCCGGCCCCGGGCGCCCCGGGCGCCCCGCCGATCCTGGTCGCCGCAACGGCCGCCGACCCGTCGACCCCGGGCGTGGGCAGCACGCGCGCGGCGGACCAGATGCCCTCGGCGGTGACGATCACGTGGCAGGGCGCGGGCCACGGAGCGGTGGGCGCTTCGCCGTGCGTGACCGACGCGGCGCGGGCGTTCCTGGTGGACGGGAAGATCCCCGCGAACGGCACCCTCTGCCCAGCCTGA